Within Sardina pilchardus chromosome 21, fSarPil1.1, whole genome shotgun sequence, the genomic segment CACAGTGGATTGTCAACAGCATAGTTGTGTAAATGCCAGCCTATATCTTCAGAATCCTACAGCAGCGCAGCATAGTTGGCTGTTTGTCGGCTTatctgtgtgtccacacacaatGGTTGGTCATTTAGCTGCCATTTGAGCACCTCAAAACAAGTTTTGCCCTCCCCACGTCGGCTGTGCCAGGCAGGTAACTCCCACTTTGCACTCCACCGCAAGCGACAGATGCTGGGCTAGAAAGAGAGAACCCACCTGCGCGCCACAAGCATTGACCTCTTTATTTCAGAGCTGTGGAGGCTTCTAGAATACAAAGAACATaaacccctcccaccccccaggcttctctcttctcccattGGCCAGGATTCAGGAAATGCAGGACAGGATAAAGAATCACAATGTATGTACAATTATGATTAGTTGTTCTTTTTTAAGTATTGCctttgaaagaaaaagagaaggaacaATGAGGTAAAATCAACCTGCAGTTAAGAGCCTGAAGAATGAATGGATTGCTATTCCCCCCCTTTTGTCTTTTAACTATGCAATGATTTTGGGGACATACCCAAAGCAATGTGATCAGGTCACGGGGGGAAGACCAAGCCAGTTGGCCTCCCTCATTTTCTTTCAATTGGAACAataatttttaaaataaatttgGTTAACTCATTTAAGTAAACATAGTCCAaagcctttcttctctcctgctctagTCCTTCCTTTGCAAACTGTTATCCCCCTTATTacagacattttaaatgtatttgcATGAGTGTAAGATATGGACTAAGCTTAGGATGGCTTATTTTTATTTCAagttgtatatattttttttactttaatatttattttggtgtgtgcgtgcgtgtgtgtggttttttttgtacatccatttaaaaaaaaaaaaaaaaaaagaacacagaaaaaaaaactgttaataAATTGCCAACTTTTACTAACGAtcttttttcttcttatttTGTCTCTTTTGGTTTCCACGACTGATATTGTTATTTAGAAGGTTTCAGGTGTGGTGGCCTCTTCCTCCAGCTCAGGGGTGGTACGCCGGAGCGTCAGTAGGCCACCAACAGCCCTCACCTCCCCCCTCTGCAGCGGCTGCCCATGACACAGTCCCAAAATATGGTAACGGGTTTGTAACtgccagcaaaaaaaaaaaaaagcaagaacTAAAGAGGATAAAGAGAGAAGCGAGAAAAGAGTAGAACACTtcacgccaaaaaaaaaaatgcctgacTTCTGCTGTCGTGTGGCTTACTTTGGAAGAAAAGCATTTTACTAATAACATGGAGAAACAAGTAAATGGACAAATATGTAACTTTGCAAAACAAAGTAACATCGGCCCTCTTGCTGAAGCTTGTTGAAGAGAACAATGTAACAAAAATaagaagggaaagaaaaaaaaacaaaaattaaaaaaaaatggattggATGCAGTTTAGCTCCAAACGAGctaagcacaaaaaaaaagcaaaaaaagtaaGAAACCCTCTAACTCTCTTACTTGTTGATGATTTCCTCCTGTTGATCTGTTTTTttgccttgtttgtttgtttgtttggtgtatgattatgatttgtattttttcttctGGGCTGGTCGGAGCTgctcccgccgccgccgctgagGTGCAGCAGCACGCGCTGTGGGTCTGCAGTGCGCATGGGCCGCGCCGGCGACCCTCTGGTGCCACACAGAGGCGCGCGCACGCTCGCCAACCACGCGACCCGAGAAGTCCCAGcgacaacccccctccccctcccccaccctcctccctccaaaccccccaccccaccctaccctcCCCTCCCTACCCCTCCTCAACGACCCTCAGCACACTTCCACTTCACCCGGCCTGTTCGCAGCATGCCCCCCCTGGCCTGAAAAAGCATCCTCCTCCCACCAGCCTGGCACCCTGAAAGGCCCACCCATCTCTAGCCTAGATAACCAAGATCCAAATACacttagccacacacacacacacacacacacattcacacacacacgcacatttgtTAGTTAGCTCCTCATGGTGTGTGCGTTTCTATTTTCGCACCGTGAGGCGAGTGGGGGTGTCGCGGAGTGTGCCCGTCTGGTTTTGGGGGGCGAGGGAGTCATCTGGCCGACCAGTGTTGGGGGTATGCGGCGGGCCCAGTGAGCCGGTGTTGGCGCAAGCGAGAGGGACACTCAGCCAGGTGACCGACGCAGCAGCAGGTCAAAGCGCGTGCGGCCGCGCCCGCGTTGCGCGCCAGCGTCATAGAAACGCCCTTTAACCCCTCCTACATGCTGGGAGGGGACTGGGCTCACAGCGCTCGCTTTACAGGGACCTCCACCCATTCCCACCCCCCCGCATTCAAGGTTGAGTACAAGAGCCCACATAAGAACGCTCCTAAACGGCCTTAATCGTAGATGAACTAACATGCCAGTTTTGGCTTTGATACGCAATCTAACGTCAGCTAAATGGTACATTATAAATGGGCTTTAATGGTTCTAGTTGTGTTTCTAACACAACCTTGGCTGTTTCTGAGTTTTTAACCAGTGGGCACCCtcctgtgtctcacacacacacacacacgtgtgtgtgtgcctttgctcTGTGCAGTGAGCAAGGGGGCTTTAACTGTTGAATGTGGGGGTGGGGCGTGTGTGATGGTCGGATCCGCGCAGCGCAGGGACAAGCGTGCAGCTTTCGCGCGGCAGAACGTCACAATTGCGCAAGCTGGCCCACACTGCAGGCTCACCTTTTGCCTTCAGCTAGGACGGACACTAACACTgtttctctctgcccccctcccctttttttctttatttcttttggTTTTATTCActcttatctttttttttattttcattttatttttactactaccccctcctcctcccatctttccttcccctcctcttgtctcttcttttctgtcgttcctcttcttctctcctcctctcccttgctCTGGTTGTTCTTTCTGAAGGCGTGCTATCTGAAGGCTATTGAGACCCAGCCCAACTTTGCCGTAGCTTGGAGTAACCTGGGTTGTGTGTTCAACGCCCAGGGAGAGATCTGGTTGGCTATACATCACTTTGAAAAGGTGAGAAGGCATAGACATTTCCATGATTGAGAATACTGGGCAGATATATCGTTTGTTATTGACTCAAATCTTATGCTTATTGTTTACTTCAGAAATGGATGTaatttctttttcttccctAGGCTGTAACTCTTGATCCTAACTTCTTGGATGCCTATATTAACTTGGGAAATGTCTTGAAAGAGGCTCGCATATTTGATAGGTAAGGTCTTtcatttccaatgtcctgtcCAAAATACAGTAGATTAAGGTTTGATTAAACAATGAACCGAACTCCTTtatgtaataataatgataacgatAATGATGTTATTAGTTAATATTATTAGTCCAGTTACTGAATGTGCATAACTGCACAAACTGAATCGTCCTTAATCCGCTCTCCtattctctcgctccctctccctctccctctccctctctctctcatattcccTCTCTCCAGAGCTGTTGCTGGTTACCTGCGGGCCCTCAGCCTGAGCCCCAACCATGCGGTGGTCCACGGCAACCTGGCGTGTGTGTACTACGAGCAGGGTCTGATCGACCTGGCCATCGACACGTACCGCAGGGCCATCGAGCTGCAGCCACATTTCCCAGATGCCTACTGCAACCTGGCCAATGCTCTTAAAGAGAAGGGCAATGTAAGCatcttctttgtttgtttgtttgtgtttgtccatCACTGGGCCTAGCTGCAACTAATACTATCATTTGGCACTGATGGGTATTGTTTTGTGCCTTGAATCACACCCTCATATTCAACCCAGATGCATACAAATATCTGACCTACCTCTTACCTTATACCTACCTGACCTTTTTAGGATAGTTAACGAGCTTAGGTCTCAACCGTACAGAGTGGTCCTTAGATGCTGGTTCTAATGAaggtatgtgtttttgtgtttgtgttccgtAGGTGTCTGAAGCAGAGGAATGCTACAACACAGCCTTGCGCTTATGCCCAACCCACGCTGATTCCCTCAACAATTTGGCCAACATCAAGCGTGAGCAGGGCAACATTGAGGAGGCTGTGCAGCTCTACAGGAAGGCCCTGGAGGTGAGAATCCTCAAGGGGAAATAAAGTCACAAAAGTCATAAAATGGAGAAAATGCTATGCTGGCCGGTCTTCTCTTATGCAGATATGTTAAGCTACTTTGAGGTTTTTGTTACATAAACAAAATGGCCTAGTTCTCTAGGAAGTCCCTGGAGGCAAATGATGGGCTTAGAAATAATTGATTTTATGATGATCTTAGGTGGAAGAGTTTATCGTGCCTAACATAAGGGAACATGATTTGATTCCTTAAGTGGAGCCTGCTGACAGATTAGGGTCAAAACCCCTGGCTCTAGCAGTCATGAAAAGAGGTAGATGGAATCAGAATCAGTTCCAGTGGTAGtaactgtttttttccccatagaATTGAATTCTAtttgtggggaggggagggttcACAGTTTTAAACAAGATTTGCGCAATGTGGTTATGATACTAACCGGATTTAGTCACAATTTAGCCAGCTCCTTCCAGGATTGTTAATGTTTTCTTGAAACCTGCATGCAGGTTTGCTAAGGGACAGAGACACAAggagaggctgcacaaaggtgCACATAGCTCTACAGTGAAAGGATTTCATGCAGTTTAAATAGTGCAACATAGAATAATGAttgtgtggtgctggtggtcagtgttgacattgcggtgggccgccacaaataagtcaatgtatgggTAACACTGGTAGTaacactctgtctgtgtgtgtgtaggtgttccCAGAGTTTGCTGCGGCCCACTCCAACCTGGCTAGTGTGCTCCAGCAGCAGGGTAAGCTGCAGGAGGCACTGATGCACTACAAGGAGGCCATCAGGTAACTacatcacatcatcatcatcatcatcatcatcatcatcatcatcaacattcTCATCTTCATCTCAACACTGAACATAGCAGACCTCACTATCAATCAGCGTCAGCCTGAAAAGACAGCTTGCATGAAATATTCTGTAATAGCTTTACACTATGGAAAGCATTAGCCTCCTCCAGTGAAAGACGATGCAATGTACCTACCCTCCCAATGTCAAAATAACCTACAGACTTATTTCTACCCTAATAGAGGTTAATGATTTCTGAGAACTCTTgactttttttgggggggtcaAGTTtgtttatatagcgcatttcatacacagaggtcattcaatgtgctttacataagcaaaaaacaaacagtagtagcagagtgtgtgtgtgtgtataatggcaTAACTGTCCTTTCTGATCCAGGATCAGCCCCACGTTTGCGGACGCGTACTCCAACATGGGCAACACGCTGAAGGAGATGCAGGACGTGCAGGGAGCGCTGCAGTGCTACACGCGTGCCATCCAGATCAACCCCGCCTTCGCTGACGCACACAGCAACCTGGCCTCCATCCACAAGgtgacacaaggacacacacatgcacacaaacacatgccgcacggcacgcacacacacacacacacacacacacacacacacacacacacacacacacagcctaggcgcgcacacatacacacagcctaggcacacacacacacacacacacacacacacacacacacacacacacacacacacacacacacacacacacacacacacacagcctaggcacacatactctcacacacatagattGCACACAGATTGAGTATGTAATGCCTGGTTGCTCTCATGTCTACCACACTCACTGTGTGTAGTTCCTGTCTCTAATATTTAAGGTTGAGTAAATATGTGCTTATagagtgtttatttgtttactgaTCACGCTTCCCCCGTTTGTGTGCAGGACTCTGGCAACATCCCAGAAGCCATTGCGTCATACCGCACGGCACTGAAGCTGAAACCTGACTTCCCTGATGCCTACTGTAACCTGGCCCACTGCCTGCAGGTCAGACCTGCTCACTGGCTCTTGGGCTTCTGGTTTCTTAGAGGTTTCATTGGCTACTTACTGAAAGCCAACTGATATTTCTTAAAATTGATGAGATAAACGTTGTTCTATTAGTTGATGGTTATGAACATATCCCATTTTGAGGATCCAGATTCGGCATGGAATGTCTCCAGTGTGCCCTCGGTCTCTCAGCACCATGATACAATCTTGTCATTTTTAGACAAAGTGTCATAcagttttgtctttttgttattattattttctcttcattgtACTGGGGAAACAACAGCCAACCAGTTTACCTTCTCTTAAAATGATGGCCTCCATTATGTAAAAGGAATGTAGTcttgctttaaaaaaacaacaacaaaaacattctctgtgtgtgtgcagattgtgtgtgactGGACCGATTACGACGAGCGCATGAAGAAGCTGGTGAGCATCGTGGCGGACCAGCTGGACAAGAACCGGCTGCCCTCGGTGCACCCGCACCACAGCATGCTCTACCCGCTATCGCACGGCTTCCGCAAGGCCATCGCCGAACGTCACGGCAACCTCTGCCTCGAcaaggtacgcacacacacacacacacacacatatacagacacacactctgtctcactgCTCTGTTGGACTGAAAATGGGCTAACCCTCCTTAGTGAGTTGAACTGAAGCAGCTGAGGGAAAGAGGGGGTGCCTCCCATATTTGGAAGGTGGAATGGTCCGCTCCAGTTGACCAGTGGTCATAGGATATCAGGGCTTTGCCGTTCCCTGTGGCAGATGGTGCTCTGCCTTGCCTCGCCTCGCCCCAGTGGCTCAGGTTGCACTTCGCCGCTAGAGTTTCTGCTGCTGCGCCGTCACATGCTCCCTGGGCTCACCTGGCAGGCACCAGCAGGGCGAAGGTCACAGTCGAAATGTTAACACCTTTTGGTCACGAGTGCGCGTGTgctgtaccgtaatttcccggctattagccgcggcttatacattgatttagcaagaTTTCTTAAACTGTGAGGTTTATActcggggacagttaatatggttttgtttcttttaacttgtataaAACTGTACTGtgtcttatacacaatgcggcttatacacaggaaataacTGTACTTGCTCGAAGTTGTTAAATGCAGATTACATCGTGTCCTATTCCcactgcgtctctctctctctcgctcaatgtctgtctctctcgacCGTCCTATCAATCAACAAATTACAggaatgtttttgtgtgtgtgtgtgtcgcataTCTTTCAAACTATTCGTCTGCTTGATGTCAAACTTGGCAGGTGTCCTGCTACAGGCACGAGTAAGTGTAGTGACATGACGTTTGGATAAGAAATGCGAAACATATTGTTAAATATATTGATAAAAGGAGCACAGATCGGCTTTTGCCGCTCCATTTTAGAAAATAGTTCTACTTCCCACGATTAGACCGTGAACTGAGGCCTATTCAGTTCAGTCACTGGATGTTCTGTGCTACCTTACCGAGGCCTATTCAGTTTGGTCACTGGATGCTTTAGCTGTGCTACCTCTCTGGCTTATTCAGTTCAGTTAATGAAGTGGAATCCCTAgtgctggatgtgtgtgaaTAATGCAGGCTGAACAGGGACAAAAATCATCAAAAGGCAGACGATGCGTCTTCCCGCCATGAACACTTCTCCGTCCAGCTCTCAGCCCTTCCCCCTCGTGTCTCCTGTCGTCTCCGTAGATTAACGCTCTGCACAAGCCGCCGTACGAGCACCCCAAGGACCTGAAGGCCAGCAACGGCCGCCTGAGGCTGGGCTACGTCAGCTCCGACTTCGGCAACCACCCCACCTCTCACCTCATGCAGTCCATCCCCGGCATGCACAACCCGGAGAAGTTTGAGGTGAGgcctgctgtgttgtgtgtgacgtACACAGTATAGCTTTAGTAGCTATAGTATTGTCTAGAGTTGGGCACATGGATTTAAGTTTAAAAGGAGGGATGTTGTTAATATTATTTGTCCATGGAGTTTAAAATATTGTGGGAAATAACCCACAGTGTTGTTCAattattatttgattatttccGTTGCTAACACTATTTTTAGGGTTCGCTAACGAAGCAGACCcgtagtcctgtgtgtgtgtatgtgttctgatCTTTGCTTTGTGTTGTCTTGTTTGCAGGTCTTCTGCTATGCTCTGAGCCCTGATGACAGCACCAACTTTAGAGTCAAAGTGATGGCCGAGACAAATCACTTCACAGACCTCTCCCAGGTACACCCTTAACAAAgcgcgcacgcatacacacacgtacaaatacactctcactcacacacattgacGACTTGTTGTGGATGTGTAGCATAAGTTCACACATAACATAAAGATCGTCACCTACGTGTCAGCTGTTCACTGCTACAGTTTCGTTTGTACGCTCACACAATGCTTGCTGCTCAGGCAAATCTTCCTCTTGTCGACCTGCAGATCCCGTGCAATGGAAAAGCAGCTGACCGCATCCACCAGGATGGAATCCACATCCTTATCAACATGAATGGCTACACCAAAGGAGCCCGCAACGAGCTCTTCGCCCTGCGTCCAGCtcctctccaggtgtgtgtgtgtgtgtgtgtgtgtgtgtgtgtgtgtgtgtgttcccacggAGTCACCTCTGACCGCCTCTCAAGGCTCGATAAATTAGTTCTCTTATCTGGAGAGCTCCTCGATTCCGGTGTTAACAGTGACCGACCCTCAGCCCTCGTGGGTGATGTTTGTACATCACTCGTAGCTTTAACCCTTTGATGAATagggtctttttttctgtcattctaGAGAACTGCTCTGCACAGATTTTGCAATGAATAAAAACATTGGCGTTCATAACAATTACTTTAGTTCATTAGCTGAGTTTCCATTCAGGTCAGTCACAAATTCTATGAACATTCGATTCAGTTTATTCTTTGTCCCAAAAAGTGCaatttgtattaaaaaaaaagaaagaaaattcaGCTTAAGACTACGTACATCTGCTCGCGATTCCATCCACTGTGTTCTCTACCAAGTTAAATCCACTTCCCTCAAGCTAAAAAGATTAGATGCTTCTGGGAGCATTCTCATCCCATATTAGTGCTGTTCAGAGCTTtaacctccctctcccctctcccctcccctccccgtaGGCCATGTGGCTGGGCTACCCCGGCACCAGCGGAGCCCCCTTCATGGACTACATCATCACCGACAAGGACACCTCTCCAATTGAGGTGGCCGAGCAGTACTCTGAGAAGCTGGCCTACATGCCCAACACCTTCTTCATCGGCGACCACGCCAACATGTTCCCACACCTCAAGGTaagagctccacacacacacacacacacacacacacacacacatgagcatatacacacacctaccaaatcatttaaacaaatacatttgtatatgtgtacatgtgcagcctgtCTTTGTCCTATGCATtttatacatacatgcatgtgtatgtgtactgaatGCAGCAAAACATATGCATGTGTTTCTATACACTCAGACATTTTCTGAttaactctctctttttttttttggtcaatgTAGAAAAAGGCTGTTATTGACTTCAAGTCCAACGGTCACATCTTTGACAACCGCATCGTGCTGAATGGCATTGACCTGAAGGCCTTCCTGGACAGCCTGCCTGATGTCAAAGTAGTCAAGGTTTGAGAAACAACTCGCTCTCAATGCACACTTCAGCGTTCTCATCATGATTAGAACAAAGCTATGCATTACAAATAAGCCATACATTGTTGTATGcattatttaaaagaaaaagtaaaTGTTAAACATCGAAAGCAAATCTAAAATATAATTAAGTGATTTTGTGATTAATGAACAGCTTCTtgaatttagaaaaaaaaacaacaactttaaATTGTAAACAATATTTTCTCACCATGAATGCACAATGGCCATTGTCCCAGCAGATGGAGTGTGATGGCCAGGAAACGACAGACAACAACGCTGCCATCTCTATGCCAGTCATCCCAATGAACACCGCAGCCGAGGCCATCATCAACATGATCAACCAGGGACAGATCCAAGTCACCATCAACGGCTTCACCGTCAGCAATGGCCTGGCCACTACACAGGTAACACCCCCCTCACCACTCAAGCACTGTgcgcacagtctctctctcacacacacacacacacacacacacacacacacacacacacacacacacacacacacacacacacacacacacacacacacacacacacacacacacacacacacacacacacacacacacacagtcagttctCTCCTCGGGGTGTAAAGCACACACAGTAGTCTGCTGATCCTGCGTCTGTGTGAGCGTTCAATAAGGAGGCGATAGACTTGGTGAAGCTCTGTAActtgttttgagtttgagtgGTGGTCATGAACTGATGGTCCTGCCCTCTTTAACCCCGCCATCCTCACCTTAATGTGGGGGCATGTTCCTGCCCCCTTTAACCCCACCATCCTCACCTTAATGTGGGGGCATGTTCCTGCCCCCTTTAACCCCACCATCCTCACTGTAATGTGGGGGCATGTTCCTCTACTGGTGGCGAGGTGACGTGACTGCCTCTCCAGTTCCCCCGTCACACGGCCCTGTTGCTCTTTGCAGGCCTCAtcagaggaggagatggtggtgAACGGCACTGTAGTGCTGCAGGTACAGCACTGTGAGGGCTTCTGGGGTTAAAGGGGCGGATGGGTCACGTCACGTCACCTGGACGTGGATAAAAGATGGAAGcacggggggcgctgtggcacagcaggctacagcgtcc encodes:
- the ogt.1 gene encoding UDP-N-acetylglucosamine--peptide N-acetylglucosaminyltransferase 110 kDa subunit isoform X7 — translated: MASSVGNVADSTGLAELAHREYQSGDFEAAERHCMQLWRQEPDNTGVLLLLSSIHFQCRRLDRSAHFSTLAIKQNPMLAEAYSNLGNVYKERGQLQEAIEHYRHALRLKPDFIDGYINLAAALVAAGDMEGAVQAYVSALQYNPDLYCVRSDLGNLLKALGRLEEAKACYLKAIETQPNFAVAWSNLGCVFNAQGEIWLAIHHFEKAVTLDPNFLDAYINLGNVLKEARIFDRAVAGYLRALSLSPNHAVVHGNLACVYYEQGLIDLAIDTYRRAIELQPHFPDAYCNLANALKEKGNVSEAEECYNTALRLCPTHADSLNNLANIKREQGNIEEAVQLYRKALEVFPEFAAAHSNLASVLQQQGKLQEALMHYKEAIRISPTFADAYSNMGNTLKEMQDVQGALQCYTRAIQINPAFADAHSNLASIHKDSGNIPEAIASYRTALKLKPDFPDAYCNLAHCLQIVCDWTDYDERMKKLVSIVADQLDKNRLPSVHPHHSMLYPLSHGFRKAIAERHGNLCLDKINALHKPPYEHPKDLKASNGRLRLGYVSSDFGNHPTSHLMQSIPGMHNPEKFEVFCYALSPDDSTNFRVKVMAETNHFTDLSQIPCNGKAADRIHQDGIHILINMNGYTKGARNELFALRPAPLQAMWLGYPGTSGAPFMDYIITDKDTSPIEVAEQYSEKLAYMPNTFFIGDHANMFPHLKKKAVIDFKSNGHIFDNRIVLNGIDLKAFLDSLPDVKVVKMECDGQETTDNNAAISMPVIPMNTAAEAIINMINQGQIQVTINGFTVSNGLATTQINNKAATGEEVPRTITVTTRSQYGLPEDSIVYCNFNQLYKIDPPTLQMWANILKRVPNSVLWLLRFPAVGEPNIQQYAQNMGLPAARIIFSPVAPKEEHVRRGQLADVCLDTPLCNGHTTGMDVLWAGTPMVTMPGETLASRVAASQLTCLGSLELIAQSRQEYEDVAVKLGTDMEYLKKVRGRVWRQRVCSPLFNTKQYTIDLEKLYLQMWEHHSVGNKPEHMVSSQPIEASETA